The Rhinolophus ferrumequinum isolate MPI-CBG mRhiFer1 chromosome 28, mRhiFer1_v1.p, whole genome shotgun sequence genome has a window encoding:
- the ZFAND6 gene encoding AN1-type zinc finger protein 6 has protein sequence MAQETNHSQVPMLCSTGCGFYGNPRTNGMCSVCYKEHLQRQNSSNGRISPPATSVSSLSESLPVQCTEGCVPEAQSALDSTSSPVQPSPVSNQSLLSESVAPSQVDSTSVDKAIPETEDLQASVSETAQQPSEEQSKSLEKPKQKKNRCFMCRKKVGLTGFECRCGNVYCGVHRYSDVHNCSYNYKADAAEKIRKENPVVVGEKIQKI, from the exons ATGGCTCAAGAAACTAATCACAGCCAAGTGCCTATGCTTTGTTCCACTGGCTGCGGATTTTATGGAAACCCTCGCACAAATGGCATGTGTTCCGTATGCTACAAAGAACATCTTCAAAGACAGAACAGTAGTAATGGTAGAATAAGTCCACCTG CGACTTCTGTCAGTAGTCTGTCTGAGTCTTTACCAGTTCAGTGCACAGAAGGCTGTGTCCCAGAAGCTCAGTCAGCCTTAGACTCTACGTCTTCACCTGTGCAGCCAAG CCCTGTATCAAATCAGTCACTTTTATCAGAATCCGTAGCACCTTCCCAAGTGGACAGTACATCTGTGGACAAAGCAATACCTGAAACAGAAGACCTGCAAG CTTCAGTATCAGAGACGGCACAGCAGCCATCTGAAGAGCAAAGCAAGTCTcttgaaaaaccaaaacagaaaaagaatcgCTGTTTCATGTGCAGGAAGAAAGTGGGACTGACTG GGTTTGAATGCCGCTGTGGAAATGTTTACTGTGGTGTACACCGTTACTCAGACGTGCACAATTGCTCTTACAATTACAAAGCTGATGCTGctgagaaaatcagaaaagaaaatccgGTAGTTGTTGGTGAAAAGATCCAGAAGATTTGA